In the Symmachiella macrocystis genome, CCTCAGGCGATTCCCCATCGATCACCGCACCGTTATCTCCTCCTTTGCGCAATCCTTCTTCGCCCGTCAAAACCAAATTCCCGGAGGGATTGCTGCCTTGGTGGCACTCCACGCAGCGTTTGATCAACAGCGGGGCAATTTCAGCTTCAAAATCAGGAACTTGATCCGCCGCATGGGTTACGGTCGTCAACTGGACTAATAACAAGCACGCCCAGGACGAACAGCGAATCATGCGAAGTGCCATCGCGGTGACTTTCTTTGCCGATCAGGAACAACAGAATCCAGTCAATATCTCCAAACTATCCCCCGACGGGCATTTAGTCAACGGCATTTATAAAATAGCGTTTGCAATTGTGTGGGCTGACTGCCAGGAGCCTGTGCCGACGCATTGTTCTCGGTAAAAACGATTTCTCATAGCCAATCGCCACTGGTAAATACTCCTGAAACCAACTGGCTTCGCGCGCTTGCCGAAGCGGTCGGCTTCGTTGATAATGCGGCTTCGCAAGTATCTCAGACAGCGCTCCGATCTCCGTTGCGCCAACCCACACACGGAGCCGACACAATTACCAGCAGTCAGCCAACGACAATCCGACGGCGCTTGATGACTGATCTCGTTGTGCTTCTCGCATTCACAGGCGCCGTAATTCTGATTGCGACCTGGATCACCGGGGCGGAGACCATTGAGCAACTTTCGACCTCGCTGATCGAACGCACGGCGCTGCGAACCGAAGGACAACTGCAATCATTTTTTGGCACTGTGCGAAAGCAAGTGCTCGTCGGACAGGGTTGGGCAGCGACTGACATACTGGATGCCACCGATTACGAGGCCATGAACAAACTGTTCGTGCCGATTCTCGAACAACATCCGCAGCTTTCGTCGATGATGGTCGCCAACTCCAACGGCGCCGAATATCTGTTGCTCCGCGATCCGGTCGATCCGCACGTCTGGTCCAACCGAATCGTTCAAGCCGATGCGTGGGGAAAACGTGTCTACAATCGGGAATGGAACTCAGAGACCGGTCAGCTTGTCGAGGGGTTTGACACTTTGGATTACGATCCCCGAAAGCGGATTTGGTTTCAGCGGGCGTTAGACACCACTACTGCTGAACCGGTGTATTGGACGAAACCGGTCATTTTTTACGTCACCAAGGATCCGGGTATCACCGCGTCGACGCAGTGGGTCGGCCCGTCCGAGTCACCCCTCACAACCGTCGTAGCCTATGACTTGCTGCTAATGGATATTTCCCGTTTCACCACAAACCTAAACGTCAGCAAACATGGCAAGGCGTTTGTGATGGTCGAAGACAACGAAACAGGTGAGTTGAACGTCGTAGGGCTGCCCAGAGATGCAGGTTTTCAATCAGCAGAAGCCATACGCGATACATTAACCTTTGTCCCCCCCGACGCTGCCGTCGCAGACACCGCGGCGCAGCTTCCGCCCGCCGACAGCCTCCACATCCCCGCATTGACCGCTGCAACGCAGGCTTGGAAGACGCACGGTCAGCCGGATGACCCGCTACCGTTTTCGGTCGATGGTGAGAATTGGTGGGCCGGTTTTCGCTTATTTCAACAAGGCCCCAACCGGTTTTGGATTGGAGTGGTTGTCCCGGAGCAAGATTTCTCGGCCGGGATTCGTCGCCAACAAATATTGTTGATCGGCTTGGTGATCGGAGTGTTATTAATCGGAATGATTCGAGCAGTCACGTTATCGCGACGCTTCAGCACCCCGATTGTTGCACTTGTCCGCCAAAGCGAACGTATCAGCCGCGGCGACCTCGAACCGCAGACTCCGATCGTTTCCGAAGTGGAAGAGATCCGTCGTCTTGCCGAAGCGCACGACAACATGCGCGAGGGACTGAAATCGGTGATCAAATTGGAAAAACTCGAACGGGATCTCGATATTGCTCGAGAAATCCAGTTGGGATTGCTCCCCCAACAATCGCCGCAGACTCCCGAATTTGAGATCGCCGGCTGGAATCGCCCGGCCGACAAGACCGGCGGCGATTACTACGATTGGCTCGTGTTGCCCAACGGAAAGACGTTATTCACGCTGGCCGACGTGGCCGGACACGGCATCGGTCCCGCGCTAATTGTCTCCGTCTATCGAGCCTACATGCGTGCCACAGCCGGTGACGGTACCGGCGCGCTCAATGACGTCATCGGCCGACTCAACGAGCTACTCTGCGTCGATATGCCCGAAGGGCGGTTCATCACTGCGGTGGTGGGTGTCGTTCGTTCCGAAGATTGCCGTGTCGAACTGCTTTCCGCCGGACATGCCCCGATGTTTTTCTACGAATCCGCGACCGCGACGTTGCACAACTGGGAGGCGGACGACTTGCCGTTAGGCATTACCGGAGGCCTGACGTTTAACGATGCGCGGCAAATCCCCTTTGCACCGGGGGATACGTTGGTCCTTACTACCGACGGATTTTTTGAGGCGACCAATTCAGCGGATGAACCTTACGGTATTGAGACCCTGGAACAATTCATCCGGGATCACCATTCCTTGCCGCCTGACGAGTTTATCCAACGTCTCTACCAAGACGTCGAGAAACATGTTGCCGGCGAGGTCCAAGCCGATGATCTGACAGCATTGGTCATCAAGCGGACCACGAACCCCGGCTGACTCAACCTGTGATCGTGATCCTAGGGGCATGACTTCATACGACGTAATACGGATCACACAATGCGACCGCAAGCGGTCGGTTTGGAAATCCAAAAAGTCACGCCCAAATATCTGTGTTTCAACTGTGTTCAATCTGTGGCTAAGAAAAACGTACACGCCAAGCGACAGCTCCGTCGCACTCAAGAAATCGACGCTCTTGCCGCAAGGTGTTGGGGCGCGGTATCGTATAGAATATAGCGTACATTTCATTCCAAGACCCTCACGTCGAATTCCCGCCTATGTACCCCCTTGCAACGCGTTTCTTGCAACGTCGCCAACGTAGTGCTGCTGCCAGCTCACTGTGCGCGATCCTCTATGGATTGGCTGTTCTGACATCTCCAGCGATGACCGCCGCTGCCCATGGGGATGACAAAGAGCAGGCGGCTTATTTCCAACAGAAGGTCGCGCCAATTCTCGTCGGTCGCTGCTTGGAATGTCACGGTTCGGAACACAAGGGTGAACTGGACCTTCGCAGCAAAGCGACCGCGCTGAAAGGGGGCGAGAGCGGATCAGTCATCGAACCGGGGGACGTCGATGCGAGCCTGCTTTACGACTATGTCGTCAACCAAGAAATGCCGCCTAAAAAACCGCTCACCGCCGACGAAATGGCGGTGCTCAAGCAGTGGATCGAAACCGGCGCCTATTTTCCCCCAGAACCGCTGAACCAGTTCGCCAGGTCGACCGACACGCGAGCGGGGTACGACTGGTGGTCATTGCGGCCGCTGGCAGAGGTCTCGCCACCCACACCCGCTGGAATCCCCGCCGCCTGGAACGAAAACCCGATCGACCGTTTTGTCTTCGCCAAGCTGGCCGAAAAGCAACTGCAACCCTCGGCCCCCGCACAGCGCCGCCAACTGCTGCGACGCATCACCTACGACTTGATCGGCTTGCCCCCCACGCCTGAGGAAGTTGACGATTTTCTCAACGACGATTCCCCCGATGCCTATGAACGGGTCGTCGATCGCTTGCTGGCATCGCCACATTACGGCGAACAATGGGGCCGGCATTGGTTGGACGTGATTCGCTTCGGTGAAAGCCGAGGATTCGAGCGCAACGAGATCATCAACAACGCCTGGCCGTTTCGCGATTATGTCATTCGCTCGTTCAACGAAGACAAACCGTTTGACCGCATGGTGCTCGAACATCTCGCCGGCGATGTGATCGGCGCGGGGGATCCCGACGTGGAGATCGCCACCACATTTCTGGTCAGCGGCCCGTACGACGATGTCGGCAATCAAGATGCGGCACAGGCGGCCCAAATCCGAGCGAACACAATCGACGAAATCATTCGCGCCACCAGCGAAGCGTTCCTAGGCCTGACCGTCGGTTGTTCGCGGTGCCACAATCACAAGTTCGATCCGGTCACGCAAGACGACTACTACAGCCTATACGCCACTTTCGCCGGTGTGCATCACGGCGTGCGCGTCATCGCCACAGCGGAACAAAAACAACAACACGCCTCCGCCGTGCAACCACTCCAAGAAACACAGAAACAACTGGAAAAACAACGGGGCGAACTCGAAAACACGATCAACAAACGGGGCGAGGAAAAAGCCGCCGACTTCGAATCCGCCTGGACACGAGAGCCAGTCCAGCGAACCGGCGCTGAGGAAACCTTCCCCCCGGTTCCCGCCAAATTCATCCGACTGACCGTCGAGGGGGTCGATAACAATCCGCAGGCCCGTACCGGCTATCGAATCGAAGAATTCGAAGCCTGGACCGCTGGCCCGGAGAGCCAAAATGTCGCCGCGGCCAAAAACGGCGGCAAGGCGACCGGACGGAGTCGCACGGCAAAAGACTTCGATGCTTATAACGCCATGCAAACCATCGACGGACGATTCGGCGCACGGTGGATTGCTGCCGGACCGGAACTGACGATCGAATTTGCCGAGCCACAAACGATCGAGCGCGTTCTGTTTTCCAGCGATCGCGCCGGGGAGGCAGGGAGCCAGTCGATTGCAACGTTCGTTTGCGAATATCGTCTCAGTGTCTCTCTCGACGGTGAAACATGGACCAAAGTCGCCTCGACGGCCGATCGCAAACCGGTCAGCGACGCTCACCGCCGCAAACGGTTGAAGGATGCCGTCATCACGGCAGCGGAGAATAAACAACTCGCCGACTTGGGGCGCCAACTGGCCGAAGTCCGCCAACAACAATCAAAAATCACACCGCTGCCAGCTTGGTGGGCGGGCACATTCTCAGCTGCCGGCGGGCCGTTTCACGTCTTTTTGGGGGGCAGTCCTCAGCGTCCCGGACGCACGGCCTTTCCCGCAAGTCTATCGACATTGAGCAAAGTCGCCCCGGAGTATCAACTTTCCAACGAATCCCCGGAAGGCGAACGGAGACTCTCCCTGGCCAAATGGCTTATCGCCGATGACAATCCCCTGCCCGCCCGCGTGTTGGCCAACCGTCTGTGGCATTACCATTTTGGAACCGGCATCGTCGCCACGCCCAGCGATTTCGGTTTCATGGGTGTCCCGCCCACTCATCCGCAACTGCTGGACTGGCTAGCAAGGCAATTGCAGGAAAACGGCTGGCAGCTCAAGTCGCTGCACAAAAAAATTGTGATGTCGCAAGCCTACCGGCAGTCGTCGACCTATCGTGAGGATTTCGCCAAAGTCGATGCGGACAGCCGCTACCTGTGGCGTTTTCCACCGCGACGATTGACGGCTGAAGAAATCCGCGACGCCATGTTGATGGCCGGCGGGAAACTGGATCGTCGCGCGGGAGGGCCAGGATTTCGCCTCTACCACTATTTGCAGGACAACGTCGCCACCTATGTCCCGTTGGATGATTTTGGACCGGACACGTATCGTCGTAGCGTCTATCACCAAAATGCACGTGCTTCACGGATCGACTTGATGACCGATTTCGATAGCCCCGACTGCGCGTTCGCGACGCCGCGCCGCTCCTCGACCACATCACCGCTGCAAGCACTGACCTTGATGAACCACAAATTCACGCTCGACATGGCTACCGCACTGGCGGACCGTATCGGGAGCGAACTACCTGATTCGCCCTCGCCCGCTGCACAGGTCGGACGTGCGTTTGAACTCTGTTTCTGCCGTGCACCTTCCGACGACGAGACAAATGCTTGCTCGGCACTTGTGAAACAACACGGTTTGCCGGCGCTGTGCCGTGTCCTGTTGAACTCAAACGAGTTCATTTATTTGAATTGAGGAACCCGCATGTTTTCTCCCTCGTTACTCGATCGCCGCGGCTTCCTCGGCAATGTCTATACGGCGCTGGCCGGTATTGGACTGGGACATCTGTCCGGGCGCGATATGTTCGCCAGCGATGCCGCTTGGGCGCCGGGCCAAGGCAAAACGCATTTCCCGCCCAAAGCCCATCGAGTCCTGCAAATTTTCTGCCCGGGGGCGGCATCTCACATGGACCTGTGGGAGCACAAACCGGCGCTGGATAAAATGCACGGGCAACCTCTGCCCGGTGAAGAAAACCTGGTGAGTTTTCAAGGCAAAAACGGCGCACTGATGAAAAGCCCGTGGGCGTTTGCTCCCGCTGGCGAAAGCGGAAAGATGTTCACCAGCCTGTTGCCGCACATGAGTCAGCATGTCGACGACATCGCCTTTGTCCACTCGATGACGTCCAAAACCAACACGCACGGCCCTGGGTGTGTGTTCATGAACACCGGCCACACAACCGAAGGCTTTCCCAGCACCGGCGCTTGGATGAGTTATGCGCTGGGCAGCGCGAATGACAACCTTCCGACTTACGTCGCCATCCCCGACATTCGCGGCGAACCGCCCAATGGCAAAGCCAATTGGAGCAACGGCTTCCTTCCCGCCCGACACCAAGCGATCATGATGAGCTCGCACCAGCCGATTCGCAATCTGCAGCGTCCGAGTGCGATATCGGCCGACGAAGAAAACGCGTCGCGCAAACTCTTGGAGCAACTGAATCAACGGCATGCCGAGGGCAATCCCGGCCAATCAGAACTGCTCGCGCGGATCTCGGCCTATGAACTGGCGGCACGCATGCAACTGTCCGCACCGGAGGTCTCGGACCTAGCCTCGGAGTCAGCCGCCGTGCATAAAATGTACGGAACCGGCGATACCAACAAATTGAAAGCAGGCTACGCCCGCAACTGCTTGTTAACCCGGCGACTGCTGGAACGGGGAGTGCGGTACGTTAACCTCTACTGTGCATCCCGCGCATCGGGCGTCGACGGACTACTCAACTGGGATGCCCATAAAACTCTCAAGCCCGATTACGAGCGGCATGGCCCGGTGTTCGATCAACCGACGGCGGCGCTGCTGAGCGACCTGAAGAAATCCGGACTGCTGGAGGATACGTTGGTGCTGTGGACGACGGAATTCGGTCGCATGCCCACGCATCAAGCCGGCACAACGGGACGCGATCACAACCCCGACGGATTCACCTGTTGGATGATGGGGGCCGGCGTGAAAGGCGGCATCAGTTACGGCGCAACCGACGAATTTGGCCGCCGCGCCGCTGAAAACATCACCACGGTTTGGGACTTTTACGCCACGGTGCTGCACTTGCTGGGCTACGACCACACCAAATTAACTTGGTACCACAACGGCCTCGACCGGCGACTGACGGATGTCCACGGACACTTGATCGACCCGTTGTTGGCTTAACCGACAGACAATAAAAAAAGTGCCACCGGCGTTTGGATCGCCCGTGGCACTTTATCGCATTCATTCGCTCTTAGGTCGACTGTGCAGCGCGTTGACCTGATTTCTTCGGCTTGCGACCGGGTCGCCGTTTCGGCTTCGAGGAACCGGAACCGCTCGCGGCTTCAACCTTGCGGTACTTGCCCGCCCCTTTGCCGCCAGAGCTTTTTGCACCGGAGCTTTTCGCTCCAGAACTATGCGATCCCGGACCCTTGGGACCGGAGCCTTTTGCCCCCGATCGCTTGGAAGCAGACCGTTTGAACTTCGAACGTTTTGAACCGGCATCCCGGCGACGATGCGACGAACCACCCGATTTGAGCTCAGCAGGCTCGGGCAAAGATTGCTCGGGATCAATCGGCACCTTTTGCCCGATCAGACGCTCAATCGATCGCAATTCACGACGTTCGTCCGCACAGCAAAACGACAGGGCGATTCCCTCAGCACCGGCGCGTCCCGTGCGTCCAATGCGATGCACGTAGTTTTCCGGTTCGATCGGCAGGTCGAAGTTGACGACATGTGTAATGTTATCAATGTCGATTCCACGAGCAGCAACGTCGGTCGCCACAAGCACATTCACTTGTTTGCGGCGAAACGCCTCTAACGCCCGTTGCCGTGCATTTTGCGATTTGTCGCCATGAATGGCTGTGGCAGCAATGCCATCTTTGAGTAACTGCTTTTCCAGCAAATTGGCGGTCCGTTTGGTCTTAGTGAACACCAAGGCGCGATCGACACCTTCACTGGTAAGAATTGTCTTGAGCAGTTTCTTTTTCTCAGCGCGGTCGACATACAACAACCGTTGTTCAATTCGTTCCACGCTTGTCGTTTCGGGCGTCACGTTGACGCTGACCGGCTTGTGCAGCAGGCTTTGCGACAACTTAATGATGCTCGGCGGCAAGGTGGCGGAAAAGAACAGCGATTGCCGTTTCTCGGGCAAATGGCTGATGATCCGTTTGAGGTCCGGCAGAAATCCCATGTCGAGCATGCGATCCGCTTCGTCCAAAACGAACATTTCCAACTGATCCAGTTTGATGTGTCCTTGGTTCATCAAATCGAGCAACCGTCCCGGTGTCGCCACCAAGATGTGAGCTCCTCGATTCATAGCCCGGACCTGCTTGCCTTGATTCACACCACCGTAGACCAAAGCCTGCCGCAGTTTTAAATGTCGCCCATAGACCGCAAAGCTGGCGCCAATCTGGATCGCCAATTCCCGCGTGGGAGCCAAAGCCAAGACTAACGGCCGTTTGGGCGTCGACTTGCGATTCCCTTGTCCGAGTTGGTTAAGAATCGGCACGGCGAACGCCGCTGTTTTTCCAGTCCCGGTTTGAGCGCACCCCAACACATCCCGTCCCTGCATAGTAGCCGGAATGGTCTGCGCCTGGATCGGCGTGGGGGTTTCGTATTTCTCGTCAGCCAATGCACGTTGCACGGGCGCAATCAAATCAATTTCCTGAAACGTCTTCAAAGGTTTTCCTCAATCTGTGTTACTTTTTCGCCCGGCATCAACGAAGCGGATTTTTGCTAACGTCTCTACGTATTCTGGCGATGCAGTCTGGCTGGAACGGTTCCGCAGCCTGGACACTGGTCGTCAGAGGGCTTCATGGGAGTTGCGCGCGATCAACCACGGCGTGGTTGTGGTTCGCTCAACAACAAGGGCACACTCACAATCGTGGTGTGCGGGAACCGGGGAAAACAGTTCACCGGATCCTCAGATGTTTGCCCAAGTGCAGCAGGTCGGACCGACTCCACCTATCAACTCGCATTCGCGTTCACGGGAACTCTGGACAAACAAAATCAGTCCCGCCGCAGCCTATAAACTGGCCGCAGTCTCAGGTTTGCACCTGGCCTAACGCATCATCTTGCGAGCGAATTGTGGATGGTCAAAATGTTGATCGTACGAATTCGGTGCGTCCTCAATAGAACGCAGGCGGCCTTCCAAAACGGTCAACACAACCCCTGGTCAGCAGCGGAATCATGCGGCTTGCGTGCCGGCACGATAAGTTTCAACGGGTCTGCAGTAGCCTCCAGCTCTGCCAGAAATCCCCGTTCGACCGGAAAAACGCGTCTCATTCACACAAGACAGCGGTGCTCGCTTATTCCCGGTCGGAATGCTTCGGATTTCCGAAAACCCGAAGTGCTGAAACAGTATACCCTTAGGAACCCTGTTCGCCAACCCTCAAAGTTCGAAATCTCTCCGTTCGACGTCCAAAACGCGTCGCACAGGCCCGACGACTTACCTAAAAGTCACGAAACGGCCCCCGCGGTTCCGCAGCTGCCATCTCCTTCTTCCATTGGGCAAAACGCGTCTGCAATTTGGCCAACATTTCCGGATTCACCGCCGACAAATCATGTTTTTCGCCGATATCGCTCGACAGATCGTACAGTCCGGTGCCGCGTTTCGATTGGACCCATTTGTAGTTTCCCACACGCGCCGCCCGGTCGCCTCGACGTTCCCAAAACATTTCTGTCCGCTCCGATTTTTTCTCACCAGTCAATACCGGCAGCATGTCAAACCCGTCGTAGACAATATCCTCGGGAAGTTTTGCCCCGGCCAATCGCGCGAACATCGGAAACAGTTCTAACGCTGTCAGAAACTCATCCGAAACGCTGTCGGCGGGAATCCGTCCGGGAAATCGTGCGATGAATGGGACGCGGATGCCCCCTTCGAACATCAGCCCTTTGCGCCCCCGCAGCGGAGAATTGTCAGCTGTACCGCTGCCGCCGTTGTCGGAAAAAAAGACCACCAATGTGTTGTCGGCCAGTTCATATTCGTCCAACAGGCCCAGCACTTCGCCGATGGCATCATCCATACAGGTGATCGATGCCAGATATTCCAACCGCCCCTTCTGCTTGCTCGGCACAAGCGCTTCTTGGCCGTACCGTTTTCCTTTGACCAATTTGTCCTTGTACTGCGGATACATCTTCTTGTACCGCTCCGGGGCTTGTGCGGCGCCGCGGATTTTGGGATCAAGGTTCGATGCCCCGTGCGGAGCATTAAACGGCTGGTAGAGAAAAAACGGCTGGTCCTTGTGCTCTTTGACAAACTGAGCCGCTTCGTTTTGAAACAAATAGGTGCAATACGTCCCCTGCTCCGCCGTGGTCGGTTGATTGTCACGGAACATCGACGGCACGCCGTACCGCTCATGCGTGAAATAATCGATCCCAGTATTGGCAAATCCGTAATACCGGTCGAAGCCGTTTTGGAGTGGCAAAAACCGCAGCAACTGTCCGCCGTCCCATTTGCCAAACACCGCCGTCGCATAGCCGGCCTGCTTGAGCACCTCGGATATCATTACCTCCTGCTCATCCATCCCTAACACGCGTTCCGGGGTCACAGCGTATTCCTCAGCTGTGAAGGTTTTGCCGTAGTCCGCCACATCATTGCGGATCATATCGTACAGGCCGTTCCGCTGTGGATAACGCCCAGTCAGAATACTCCCCCGCGACGGCGTACAAGCGGGCCACGTCACATAAAAATTCGTGCAACGCACCCCCTGTTTCGCCAACTGATCCAAGTGCGGCGTCTTGACTTCATCACTGCCGAAGCAACCCAGATCGCGATAGCCCTGGTCGTCGCTCACAATCAGCACAATATTCGGCGGCTGTGGCGGAGCAGCAACTCCGGCGTAACTGATTGAGATCACAGCGATCACGAATACGGTGATTCGCGAAGATAGGCGAAACATATCGGTTACTCCCTGGGGTTCAGCATCAGGTGGATGATTCCATAGGCTGCATTATGGCATTCACACGTTTTCGCTTCAAACGCCCCATCATTAACGCGTAACGCTTTCAGAAATAAGGCGGCAGATCAAAGACTTCCCAAGTGTTACAAGTTTTTCTTGCGATTTTCCAACATTTTTAGAAATCGTTGGCGTGTCGCTGCCATGCTTGGGCATTTCAGTGTAGAGGACGACACAAACATCACACACGAATAAAAACCTGAAAGCCACGCGATAATGCTGAACAACAAACACCAACGAAAATTGATGATCGAATCCCTCGAAGACCGCAAATTGATGACCGCCAACATGGAGATTGGGGAGTCGGTCGTTGTTGGGGGATCAACCTTGCCCAAAGGCAATCAGCAACTGTTCATCCAGGGATCGGCCGGTGACGACCACATCGAAATCTCCTACCACTCACGGCAGGCTGGCGTTACCAAAGTCCAAGCGACCATCCGCGACGCTGACGGGAATGTTTTGATTCAAAACATCTACAACTCCGAAGATTTTGAACAAATCGAAGTTGCTGGAGCAGGCGGAAACGACACGATCATCAACAATACCCTCTACCGCATGGCAGCCGATGGCGGTAGCGGCGATGACACAATCTACGGTGGTGCCGCAAACGATATTCTCATTGGTTCACTTGGAAATGATTACCTAAACGGCCGCTTCGGTAACGATGAAATCTCCGGCGGGTGGATGCTGTATGTGGAATCGTCATCTTACGTTGCCCATCAGGAGTCTGACGGATTTGATCACGGCAATGATACGTTAATTGGTGGCAGCGGCAGCGATGAACTCTACGGCGGATTCGGGAACGACAAAATTCAAGGGGGGAGCGGCAATGACAACATTATCGGCGGCAGTGGTAACGACACACTAAACGGTGGCTACGGCGCAGATATGATTTGGGGCGACTACCCGGATGAACTGAGACATACAATAGGTTACGTTGAGAACGGGAACGACGTGCTCAATGGCGGACGTGGAAACGACACACTTTCCGGCGGCGATGGCAACGATACGATTTTCGGTTCTTTCGGAGATGACGAACTATTCGGCAAGAAAGGCGATGATCTTTTGAAGGGAGGAGACGGTAACGATCGAATCCACGGCGAAGAAGGCAACGATGAACTGTTTGGGCAAGGAGGAGTTGACTTCCTCTTCGGCCAGGAAGGCAACGATACGCTGACCGGTGGCGGTGGCTTCGACTACACAATCGGCGGAGCCGGTTCCGATAGCATCGCACGGGAATGGGAGATCATCTGGTCCGACCGTATGTTTCCTTACTTCAACATCCGTCCACACGATTTCACTTCAAACCAAGATACCTGGATCTAAACCTGAGTTAGATTAAACACAACACCCTACCGTTTGGCAGGGTGTTGTGACTGGACGAGGCTTCACTGAGAATTCAGCAATTTATCCATCAAGAACGCATTCGCATTCAGGTATTTGTCGGAGTTCGAGACGCCTTTGATCAGCAAATAACATTCGTGCTTCTCGGCGTCGGCTTTTTCCTTCATCTTCACTCCGTAGACCGGATGATGAATCCCATGACCGGCGCTCACCGACGGAAGTTTCATATTGTTTCCGTAAGTCATTAGTAGCGGCGGGTCGTTTCCGTCGAGGTGGTTGTAAGGTGAGAATTCCTTGTACAACGCCTCGTGTTTGTCATAGTTTTTTAGCGCACCTTCGATTGTCGGTTCACCGACCGCCATATTGATCATGCGATGCTTCAGCACGTTGGGGCCTAACCACGGCTCGATCACTTTAGGATCGATCGAGACCTGACCTCCACCAACAGCCGCCGCGCAGACACGTGTAGATTCGCGTAACACCGGATCTTTTGCATCGGGATTGGCCAGATCATCGTGCAATAGCAACCACATCGAGGTACAGGCGCCCGCGCTACCCCCGGTTAAGGCAATGAGCTTGGTATCGATGTTCCAGTCATCCGCTTTGGTCCGCAGAAACTGAATCGACCGCGCCGCATCATGTACAGGAGCCGGCAACGGATACTTACCCGTATGCCGATAATTGATCGCCGCATAGGAGATCCCCTTATCCAGAAACGGTTGGAATCGCGCCTGCATTTGTTTCTTATCCCCGGCCGTCCAACCGCCACCGTGAATATAAACCAACAACGGCCGCGGCCCTTCCCCTTCGGCCTGCCAGAAGTCGAGTACGTTTTCCGCGAACGGACCGTAAGAGACGTCAGCGGCCGTCGGCGCGTCTTGCTCCGGTTTCTCCGCCGCTTGCAATACGGTCGTTGTGGCTACAAGGACCATAAATAATGATATAACAATTCTCATATTGTCTTCCTGTGAGGTGGATATATTCATAGAATTCATCACGCTATAGCCATCTTAGTCGCGTTACGGACAGGCCAATCGCGTGCTTCGCATCATACCATGCGTGGCCGCTGA is a window encoding:
- a CDS encoding SpoIIE family protein phosphatase → MTDLVVLLAFTGAVILIATWITGAETIEQLSTSLIERTALRTEGQLQSFFGTVRKQVLVGQGWAATDILDATDYEAMNKLFVPILEQHPQLSSMMVANSNGAEYLLLRDPVDPHVWSNRIVQADAWGKRVYNREWNSETGQLVEGFDTLDYDPRKRIWFQRALDTTTAEPVYWTKPVIFYVTKDPGITASTQWVGPSESPLTTVVAYDLLLMDISRFTTNLNVSKHGKAFVMVEDNETGELNVVGLPRDAGFQSAEAIRDTLTFVPPDAAVADTAAQLPPADSLHIPALTAATQAWKTHGQPDDPLPFSVDGENWWAGFRLFQQGPNRFWIGVVVPEQDFSAGIRRQQILLIGLVIGVLLIGMIRAVTLSRRFSTPIVALVRQSERISRGDLEPQTPIVSEVEEIRRLAEAHDNMREGLKSVIKLEKLERDLDIAREIQLGLLPQQSPQTPEFEIAGWNRPADKTGGDYYDWLVLPNGKTLFTLADVAGHGIGPALIVSVYRAYMRATAGDGTGALNDVIGRLNELLCVDMPEGRFITAVVGVVRSEDCRVELLSAGHAPMFFYESATATLHNWEADDLPLGITGGLTFNDARQIPFAPGDTLVLTTDGFFEATNSADEPYGIETLEQFIRDHHSLPPDEFIQRLYQDVEKHVAGEVQADDLTALVIKRTTNPG
- a CDS encoding DUF1553 domain-containing protein, which gives rise to MYPLATRFLQRRQRSAAASSLCAILYGLAVLTSPAMTAAAHGDDKEQAAYFQQKVAPILVGRCLECHGSEHKGELDLRSKATALKGGESGSVIEPGDVDASLLYDYVVNQEMPPKKPLTADEMAVLKQWIETGAYFPPEPLNQFARSTDTRAGYDWWSLRPLAEVSPPTPAGIPAAWNENPIDRFVFAKLAEKQLQPSAPAQRRQLLRRITYDLIGLPPTPEEVDDFLNDDSPDAYERVVDRLLASPHYGEQWGRHWLDVIRFGESRGFERNEIINNAWPFRDYVIRSFNEDKPFDRMVLEHLAGDVIGAGDPDVEIATTFLVSGPYDDVGNQDAAQAAQIRANTIDEIIRATSEAFLGLTVGCSRCHNHKFDPVTQDDYYSLYATFAGVHHGVRVIATAEQKQQHASAVQPLQETQKQLEKQRGELENTINKRGEEKAADFESAWTREPVQRTGAEETFPPVPAKFIRLTVEGVDNNPQARTGYRIEEFEAWTAGPESQNVAAAKNGGKATGRSRTAKDFDAYNAMQTIDGRFGARWIAAGPELTIEFAEPQTIERVLFSSDRAGEAGSQSIATFVCEYRLSVSLDGETWTKVASTADRKPVSDAHRRKRLKDAVITAAENKQLADLGRQLAEVRQQQSKITPLPAWWAGTFSAAGGPFHVFLGGSPQRPGRTAFPASLSTLSKVAPEYQLSNESPEGERRLSLAKWLIADDNPLPARVLANRLWHYHFGTGIVATPSDFGFMGVPPTHPQLLDWLARQLQENGWQLKSLHKKIVMSQAYRQSSTYREDFAKVDADSRYLWRFPPRRLTAEEIRDAMLMAGGKLDRRAGGPGFRLYHYLQDNVATYVPLDDFGPDTYRRSVYHQNARASRIDLMTDFDSPDCAFATPRRSSTTSPLQALTLMNHKFTLDMATALADRIGSELPDSPSPAAQVGRAFELCFCRAPSDDETNACSALVKQHGLPALCRVLLNSNEFIYLN
- a CDS encoding DUF1501 domain-containing protein; translated protein: MFSPSLLDRRGFLGNVYTALAGIGLGHLSGRDMFASDAAWAPGQGKTHFPPKAHRVLQIFCPGAASHMDLWEHKPALDKMHGQPLPGEENLVSFQGKNGALMKSPWAFAPAGESGKMFTSLLPHMSQHVDDIAFVHSMTSKTNTHGPGCVFMNTGHTTEGFPSTGAWMSYALGSANDNLPTYVAIPDIRGEPPNGKANWSNGFLPARHQAIMMSSHQPIRNLQRPSAISADEENASRKLLEQLNQRHAEGNPGQSELLARISAYELAARMQLSAPEVSDLASESAAVHKMYGTGDTNKLKAGYARNCLLTRRLLERGVRYVNLYCASRASGVDGLLNWDAHKTLKPDYERHGPVFDQPTAALLSDLKKSGLLEDTLVLWTTEFGRMPTHQAGTTGRDHNPDGFTCWMMGAGVKGGISYGATDEFGRRAAENITTVWDFYATVLHLLGYDHTKLTWYHNGLDRRLTDVHGHLIDPLLA